Within Garra rufa chromosome 9, GarRuf1.0, whole genome shotgun sequence, the genomic segment CAAAAATACCACAGCTGTCTTGCATTACAAAAAGTGTGGCCCATATTGGCCATTGTTTTCTTTTAACACAAATCACCTACatctttttttatgcatttttttctttGGTATCTCATAATATCAACTGGAAGAGCAAATATTGCGATAACagctaacaacaacaacaacccaaaaaaacaaaaaacaaacaaggaTTAAGATAACAGTTTATACCCTGGTCCTGTTTAATTATTGAAGTGCTTCTCAATCCAGTGGTGATCCATACACTTCAACCTCACACAGTGTGAGATATTCTTCCCTTCCTGGAATAACAACATTAATGTAACGTCCTTCCATCCCATCACATTTAAAGGTGGTGGAAAAACCAGGAGGAATGGAAGAGATCTCAGCACACCTGAAGAAAAAGTTAAGCATCTTAAGAAACTCTGAACCACCACTAATATCCGAAGCAaaatatgttatatgttatatgtttttttttttttttttttttttttttactaattctcATACTGCACTAAATTCTAAATGCATTTACAGAAAAATAAAGAGATTTAGAGCTGAATTCGCTTACCTGGTATTGTTATTGCCGTTGTTGTCCAGACTGTTTCCAATTCTGATTTCTGCTCCATTCAATCTTAAAGGAACATTGTCTACTGTGTTTGTAATCACTACTGAAAACACTTTGTGTCTTTTCAGTAGGTCCAGTCTCCACCAGGGACTGAGAGCAATTTCAGTGTGGGTACAGGATCCATGAATGAAAACACTATCTTTGTTCCCATCATTGGCATTGGATGCATAGTAGTTTCCATAGAGAGAAATCTGTGTAGCTTTCCCTTGTAAAGCCACATTTTCACCTGCAACAACAGATGAGCTCCAAGTGaattcatagttttgattttGAACAAAGAACTTGTCTTATAGTCTACAAATAAAATATAGGACAACAACATTGTTAAATCTAAAAAATTCTGCTATTTTCTCTTTTGATTAATTCCTTTTATCAGAGCCACACTGTTTAAATCCTGATCATAAATGTTCATATTCTCACCATCAGGAGCTGGATAACCGTAAACCTCAACCTCACAGAGAGTAAGAAGACGATTAGATCCTGGTATGACCACATTGATGTAACGGCCTGAAATGCCTTtctcccagtcaaaagtttgggatctccCACCTGGAATGGATGAAATCTTTCCAGCCCTGCACAGAAATCACAGCACAATGTGTGATTGTGTTCATGTAACCTTACCACTTTATAAATAGTTGTAATGTAGTTTTCTTACAATGGGTTGCTGTTGCCGTTGCTCAGCAGAGAGTTCCCGATGTGTATCTCGGCTCCATCAAGTCTTTCAGGAACTTCTTTTCGGTTGGTGATAGTTATGGAGGTCACTACGTACTCATCTAGTAAATCTAATCTCCACCATGGGTTATCTTGCCATTCAGTAGCAGTACAGGATCCATGTTCATAATATGGGTCACGATTTCCATCAATAGCATTGCTGGCAAGGCCATTTGCTGTCCAAGGATTCCCAGCCAGGTCTGATTGTGTGGCCCTGCCATATAAAGCCAGATTTTTGTCTGAAATTGACAAAGCACATTAGTCAAAAGTTATTTCTATACCAAAAAAAAGGAAGCGGTGCCAATAATGTATTGCAACGCACGTCTGTATTATTGA encodes:
- the LOC141342369 gene encoding uncharacterized protein codes for the protein MEMHVFFLLCISMMPWFTDTTIAKDKNLALYGRATQSDLAGNPWTANGLASNAIDGNRDPYYEHGSCTATEWQDNPWWRLDLLDEYVVTSITITNRKEVPERLDGAEIHIGNSLLSNGNSNPLAGKISSIPGGRSQTFDWEKGISGRYINVVIPGSNRLLTLCEVEVYGYPAPDGENVALQGKATQISLYGNYYASNANDGNKDSVFIHGSCTHTEIALSPWWRLDLLKRHKVFSVVITNTVDNVPLRLNGAEIRIGNSLDNNGNNNTRCAEISSIPPGFSTTFKCDGMEGRYINVVIPGREEYLTLCEVEVYGSPLD